A genomic window from Brevibacillus agri includes:
- a CDS encoding MFS transporter has protein sequence MKQAASVRFHYAWVIAAVTFFILLIGAGIRSAPGVFMVPVEQEFGWSRSSISFALSINLLLYGLVGPFAAAVMDRFGIRRITMIALLMLALGAALTTWMQASWQLTVLWGVVVGLGSGCTASVLGAMIANRWFVQQRGLVMGILTASGATGQLVFLPLLASLAETEGWRTASWVIASVALVMVPIVAALMRDRPSDKGLSAYGATVTDQELAAPVQNPFRAAMNGLFTGLRSFDFWLLAGSFFICGLSTNGLIGTHFIAACMEHGIPAVTAASLLALIGVFDIIGTTLSGWLSDRYNNRWLLFWYYGLRGLSLMFLPTALSTSTFSLGLFIVFYGLDWVATVPPTLRLTTDIFGKQQAGILFGWILTAHQLGAAVAAYGGGVVYTILNSYFFMFIAAGAFCLLASFMVMRIGRNALSANVSRNV, from the coding sequence ATGAAACAGGCTGCTTCTGTGCGTTTCCACTATGCCTGGGTGATTGCCGCAGTGACCTTTTTCATCCTCTTGATAGGGGCTGGGATTCGCTCCGCACCTGGTGTATTCATGGTGCCTGTGGAACAAGAATTTGGGTGGAGTCGTTCTTCAATCTCCTTTGCGCTGTCTATCAATTTGCTGTTATACGGATTGGTTGGGCCGTTTGCAGCAGCGGTCATGGATCGGTTCGGGATTAGGCGGATCACGATGATTGCTTTGCTGATGTTGGCCTTAGGGGCTGCACTGACAACATGGATGCAGGCATCATGGCAACTGACTGTGTTATGGGGAGTGGTTGTCGGCCTTGGATCAGGCTGTACAGCATCGGTATTAGGGGCGATGATCGCCAATCGGTGGTTTGTACAACAGCGAGGGCTGGTCATGGGAATTTTGACGGCGAGCGGTGCTACGGGACAGCTTGTGTTTCTGCCTCTTCTCGCCAGCCTGGCTGAAACGGAAGGCTGGCGTACAGCCTCCTGGGTGATAGCTTCCGTAGCGCTCGTGATGGTGCCGATCGTGGCAGCTTTGATGCGTGATCGCCCGAGCGATAAAGGGCTCTCAGCGTACGGAGCGACAGTCACAGACCAAGAACTTGCGGCTCCTGTACAAAATCCATTCCGTGCGGCAATGAATGGGTTGTTCACTGGCCTTCGATCCTTTGACTTTTGGTTGTTGGCCGGCAGCTTTTTTATTTGCGGTTTGTCTACAAACGGTTTGATCGGGACGCATTTTATTGCGGCGTGCATGGAGCACGGGATTCCAGCAGTAACTGCTGCCAGCCTGCTCGCCCTGATTGGTGTTTTTGACATTATTGGAACGACGCTTTCCGGATGGCTGTCTGATCGCTACAATAACCGCTGGCTGCTATTCTGGTACTACGGACTGCGCGGGCTCTCCTTGATGTTTCTGCCTACGGCTTTGTCCACCTCTACATTTAGCCTTGGGTTGTTCATCGTGTTCTACGGTTTGGATTGGGTCGCGACGGTTCCTCCTACATTGAGGCTGACGACAGACATTTTTGGCAAACAGCAGGCAGGAATTTTGTTTGGCTGGATATTAACAGCCCATCAATTGGGGGCTGCGGTAGCTGCCTACGGTGGTGGCGTGGTCTATACAATACTGAACAGCTACTTCTTCATGTTCATAGCTGCAGGAGCGTTTTGCCTGCTCGCTTCCTTCATGGTTATGCGAATTGGCAGGAACGCGCTCAGTGCAAATGTTTCCCGGAATGTATAG